One genomic region from Arthrobacter sp. FB24 encodes:
- a CDS encoding TadA family conjugal transfer-associated ATPase yields MSTLPQMPGASRFPGPAGGLRRRQNSALDAGLLESVRESVMADSGPVTPSRVAAAVQATGRLLGTAGSLAAVERISAELNGLGPLQVLTRDPSVTDIFVNAPDSVWLDRGNGLEQAAVSFSSESEVRSLAARLVAAGGRRLDDGSPCVDVRLEAGYRVHAVLPPISTAGTLLSVRIRRHEVFTLDELRDGGMFGSLVQDVLERVVSRRLSFLVSGATGSGKTTLLSTLLGLSEPGERLVLIEDASELNPVHPHVVSLESRHGNLEGGGAVDLAELVRQALRMRPDRLVVGECRGAEVRELLTAMNTGHTGGGGTIHANTAAAVPARLTALGALAGMGQDAMRLQVASALDVVVHVERSRGIRQVACIGLVEDGPLGLEVSAAVAVQAGTVTLGPSWPRLARRLGIDASGAANPGAADPGQAATGAGPLSPVHR; encoded by the coding sequence ATGAGCACGCTTCCACAGATGCCGGGTGCGTCCCGGTTTCCCGGGCCGGCCGGCGGCCTTAGGCGGCGGCAGAACAGTGCACTGGACGCCGGGCTGCTCGAATCCGTCCGCGAATCAGTGATGGCCGATTCCGGTCCGGTGACCCCCTCCCGGGTGGCCGCGGCCGTTCAGGCCACGGGAAGGCTCCTGGGCACGGCGGGGTCGCTGGCCGCCGTCGAACGGATCAGCGCAGAGCTCAACGGTCTGGGACCGCTGCAGGTGCTGACCAGGGATCCGTCCGTAACGGACATCTTCGTCAACGCCCCGGACTCCGTCTGGCTGGACCGCGGAAACGGCCTGGAGCAGGCGGCGGTGTCGTTCTCCTCCGAAAGCGAGGTACGTTCGCTGGCGGCCCGCCTCGTGGCGGCAGGCGGGCGGCGTCTGGACGACGGATCCCCGTGCGTCGATGTCAGGCTTGAGGCCGGATACCGGGTCCACGCAGTCCTGCCGCCGATCTCGACAGCCGGGACGCTGTTGAGCGTCAGAATCCGCCGTCACGAGGTGTTCACGCTGGACGAGCTCCGGGACGGCGGCATGTTTGGTTCTTTGGTCCAGGACGTACTGGAACGCGTGGTTTCCCGGCGTCTGAGCTTCCTGGTCAGCGGTGCCACCGGGTCAGGGAAGACCACCCTCCTCTCAACACTCCTGGGGCTGAGCGAGCCTGGCGAACGGCTCGTCCTGATCGAGGATGCTTCCGAACTGAACCCCGTCCATCCGCACGTGGTGTCACTTGAGTCGAGGCACGGAAACCTTGAAGGCGGCGGTGCGGTGGACCTCGCCGAACTGGTACGGCAGGCCCTCCGAATGAGACCTGACCGCCTGGTGGTGGGGGAATGCCGCGGAGCCGAGGTCCGCGAACTGCTGACGGCTATGAATACCGGACACACCGGGGGCGGCGGAACGATCCACGCGAACACGGCTGCCGCCGTGCCTGCCCGCCTCACGGCGCTCGGCGCCCTTGCCGGAATGGGTCAGGACGCCATGCGGCTGCAGGTTGCCAGCGCTTTGGACGTTGTGGTCCACGTGGAGCGTTCCCGCGGCATCCGTCAGGTGGCCTGCATCGGGTTGGTTGAAGACGGCCCGCTCGGACTGGAAGTCTCGGCGGCCGTGGCTGTGCAGGCGGGTACCGTCACCCTGGGACCCTCCTGGCCGAGGCTTGCGCGAAGACTGGGCATTGATGCTTCCGGCGCCGCAAACCCCGGCGCCGCGGACCCCGGCCAGGCAGCCACCGGTGCCGGACCCCTGAGTCCAGTGCACAGGTGA